A window of Sphingomonas astaxanthinifaciens DSM 22298 genomic DNA:
AATCCGGTCGCCGCCGCCGCCAACGACCAGATCCTGCCCCTCGTTTTCTTCACCAGCGTCTTCGCCTTCGCTTTGGCCCGGGTCGAGCCCGAGCGGCGCGCCTCGACCCTCGGCTTCTTCGAGGGCGTTGCCGATGCCATGCTGCGGGTGATCGGCTGGGTGCTCGCACTCGCCCCGATCGGCGTCTTCGCCTTGGCCTTCGCAGTCGGGGCGGGGGCGGGCGGCTCGGCGCTGGGCGCGGTCGTCCATTACGTCATCATCCTCTCGCTGCTGGGCGTGATCCTGACGGTCTTCGGCTTCGTCATCGCGATCCTGGTCGCAGGGTTCGCGCCGGGTGCCTTCTTCCGGGCGATTGCCGGCCCCTCGGCGGTGGCGCTGTCGACCCGCTCGTCGCTCGCCTCGCTGCCCGCGATGCTCCAGTCGGCGGCCGACCTGCGCATCCGCGGGCGCGACGCCGACGTCGTCCTGCCGCTCGCGGTCGCCCTGTTCCGCGCGACGGGACCGGCGATGAACATCGGCGTCGCGCTCTATGTTGCGCACTGGCTGGGGGTGTCGATCACGCCGACGGGCTATGCCGCGGGCATCGCGGTCGCCGCCATGGCCTCGCTCGGCGCGGTGAGCCTGCCCGGCCAGATCAGCTTCGTCACCTCGATCGCGCCGATCAGCATCGCGCTCGGCGTGCCGATCGAGCCCCTCGCCCTGCTGCTCGCGCTCGAGACCATCCCCGACACCTTCCGAACGCTCGGCAATGTCGTCCTCGACGTCGCGGTGACGGGCGCGGTCGCCGAGCACGAGGCCACCGACTGACCGCCGTTCGTCGGCTCGACGAGCCGCAGGGGCATGTGGTCGATGGCCGGGTGACGGGGCCGGTCGGGCCGGGCAAGGCGAAGGGGCGGCGCGGAACGAGCGAGAGTTTCCCCCTCAGGACCTCCCTCGAAACGGATGGCAAACCCTTCCGCGCCGCAACCCCTCCCGTGACGGGACGGGGGCGGATCAGCGGCCGGCGATGGCCCGGACGGAGTCGGCGTAGAGGCGGCCGACCGGCTGCTCGGTCCCGTCGGCGAGGCGCGCGATCCAGCGGCCCGAGGCGTTTCGCTGGAAGCCGGCGATAAAGTCGCGCCGGACGATCGCGGAGCGATGGAGCCGGACGAAAAGCGAGGGATCCAGCCCCTCCTCGAGCGCGGCCATGCTGTGGTGGATGAGCCAGCTGCGGGCGCCGACGTGAAGGCGCATGTAATCGCGCTCGGCCGAGACCCGGTCGATGTCGATC
This region includes:
- a CDS encoding dicarboxylate/amino acid:cation symporter, coding for MTERTDAAPPSAAPGGGKSALLLLAALLVGLVLGIVVAGTGDGWKEPLVQAAGLVGGLWLDALRMTVIPLIVALLVVGVVGGADAARAGGLAAKAVAWFVGFYIFSALFGAVMTPALLAVWPLPEAAAQALQAGLAGVDQSATAAAVPKVADFFKTIIPANPVAAAANDQILPLVFFTSVFAFALARVEPERRASTLGFFEGVADAMLRVIGWVLALAPIGVFALAFAVGAGAGGSALGAVVHYVIILSLLGVILTVFGFVIAILVAGFAPGAFFRAIAGPSAVALSTRSSLASLPAMLQSAADLRIRGRDADVVLPLAVALFRATGPAMNIGVALYVAHWLGVSITPTGYAAGIAVAAMASLGAVSLPGQISFVTSIAPISIALGVPIEPLALLLALETIPDTFRTLGNVVLDVAVTGAVAEHEATD